The following are from one region of the Cyanobium gracile PCC 6307 genome:
- a CDS encoding transposase, which produces MRASLPARIGQERPHETQAPHPEQIIRKLRTAEQLLNQGQSVADVCRTLEVSAHTYHRWQQLYGGLKATKAKRLKELEQENTRLKRLLADAELDKAII; this is translated from the coding sequence ATGAGAGCTTCCCTACCGGCCAGAATTGGCCAGGAGAGGCCCCATGAAACGCAAGCGCCACACCCCGAGCAGATCATCCGCAAGCTGCGCACCGCTGAGCAGCTCCTGAACCAGGGCCAGAGCGTCGCCGATGTCTGCAGGACCTTGGAGGTTTCGGCACATACTTACCATCGCTGGCAACAGCTGTACGGCGGCCTGAAGGCCACCAAGGCCAAGCGCCTCAAGGAACTGGAGCAGGAGAACACCCGCCTCAAGCGATTGCTGGCGGATGCTGAGCTCGATAAGGCGATCATCTAG
- a CDS encoding sensor histidine kinase has protein sequence MGARSIHVRFLEDITPKLAQQRLLLILLLVAAGLATLFTGLLLRPVLVRGLAPLHDLGLQMQAISSDTLDSQRVLVSAQPRELAPIAAAFNDLLDRLSASWERQRGFANGVSHELRTPISLIRNYAGRLQRRAQGLSEQDFAQLVLIEEEAGRMGKLVADLLALTRIDANRTLMPFEPFDVARAIERVAERLRSRCAGRLRICPGATQASRTFALGDADRFEQCLGNLIENAQKYDPGGGPIQLRLDASLDRVVVHVIDAGPGVPDNEKRLIFERFGRGRHSGAISGSGVGLAVVRALMEAMGGSVSVADGPEGGADFQLRLKGAAPLHGA, from the coding sequence GTGGGTGCGCGGTCTATCCACGTACGTTTTCTGGAGGACATCACCCCCAAGCTGGCCCAGCAGCGGCTCCTGCTCATCCTGCTGTTGGTGGCGGCCGGCCTGGCCACCCTGTTCACGGGGTTGCTGCTGCGGCCGGTGCTGGTGCGTGGCCTGGCCCCTCTCCATGATCTGGGTCTGCAGATGCAGGCGATCAGCTCCGACACCCTCGACAGCCAGCGGGTGCTGGTGTCTGCCCAGCCCCGGGAGTTAGCGCCGATCGCCGCGGCCTTCAACGATCTGCTCGATCGCCTCTCGGCCTCATGGGAGCGCCAGCGGGGCTTCGCCAATGGTGTGAGTCATGAGTTGCGCACCCCCATCAGCCTGATCCGCAATTATGCCGGCCGCCTACAGCGCCGCGCCCAGGGTCTATCGGAGCAGGACTTCGCCCAGCTGGTGCTGATCGAGGAGGAGGCGGGCCGGATGGGGAAGCTGGTGGCGGACCTGCTTGCCCTCACCCGTATCGATGCCAACCGCACCCTGATGCCCTTCGAGCCGTTCGATGTGGCCCGGGCGATCGAGCGGGTGGCGGAGCGGTTGCGGTCGCGCTGTGCTGGCCGCCTGCGGATCTGCCCCGGCGCCACCCAGGCGTCCCGCACCTTCGCGCTCGGCGATGCCGATCGCTTCGAGCAATGCCTGGGAAACCTGATTGAAAACGCCCAGAAATACGATCCAGGCGGCGGCCCGATCCAGCTTCGCCTCGATGCCAGCCTCGATCGGGTGGTGGTGCACGTGATCGATGCCGGCCCCGGTGTGCCCGACAACGAGAAGCGGCTGATCTTCGAGCGCTTCGGCCGCGGTCGCCATAGCGGCGCCATCTCCGGCAGCGGCGTGGGTCTGGCGGTGGTGCGGGCCTTGATGGAGGCGATGGGGGGGAGCGTGTCGGTGGCGGATGGGCCGGAGGGGGGAGCCGATTTCCAGTTGCGCCTCAAGGGCGCGGCTCCCCTTCACGGAGCATGA
- a CDS encoding response regulator transcription factor, giving the protein MAEATSKSRLLVVEDDQRMRTFLAGELNCEGYAVSEAEDGQGALMHLRDACTDLVLLDWTLPDFSGIEICRRLRSSGDITPVLMLTCHDDIRDRVEALDSGADDYILKPFSIEELLARIRAQLRRTAWWRGVAESDLLRCADLAVNTATREVMRAGQLISLSVREYDLLLCLLRGAGRVVEREQILREVWGENHFGDENLLGVYIRYLRRKLEPEGLPTLIQTVRGVGFMLREGEPRP; this is encoded by the coding sequence ATGGCGGAGGCCACGTCCAAGTCGCGACTGCTGGTTGTCGAGGATGACCAGCGGATGCGCACGTTCCTGGCCGGGGAACTCAACTGCGAGGGCTACGCCGTCAGCGAAGCCGAGGATGGCCAGGGGGCGCTGATGCACCTGAGGGATGCCTGCACCGATCTGGTGCTGCTCGACTGGACACTGCCCGATTTCAGCGGCATCGAGATCTGCCGGCGGCTGCGCTCGAGCGGTGACATCACCCCCGTGCTGATGCTCACCTGCCACGACGACATCCGCGACCGGGTCGAGGCGCTCGATTCAGGCGCCGATGACTACATCCTCAAACCCTTCTCGATCGAGGAACTGCTGGCCCGCATCCGCGCCCAGCTGCGGCGCACCGCCTGGTGGCGGGGCGTGGCCGAATCCGATCTGCTGCGTTGCGCCGATCTCGCTGTGAACACCGCCACCCGGGAGGTGATGCGGGCGGGCCAGTTGATTTCCCTTTCCGTGCGGGAATACGACCTGCTGCTGTGTCTGCTGCGCGGTGCCGGCCGGGTGGTGGAGCGCGAGCAGATCCTGCGGGAGGTGTGGGGAGAAAACCACTTCGGCGACGAAAACCTGCTGGGGGTCTACATCCGCTATCTGCGGCGCAAGCTGGAGCCGGAAGGCCTGCCCACCCTGATCCAGACGGTGCGCGGCGTGGGCTTCATGCTCCGTGAAGGGGAGCCGCGCCCTTGA
- a CDS encoding type II secretion system protein, translating to MIVVAIVGILSAVALPNFLGARNAAAAGAVIGEIVGLAKECATFKASGEVGIAPTGGGVTCTNNTGQTYSGTWGGTVSGIRCLAATSAGASRAQVGVATDGGLTCTLS from the coding sequence ATGATCGTCGTGGCTATCGTAGGCATTCTTTCTGCCGTGGCTCTTCCCAACTTCCTGGGAGCTCGAAACGCCGCTGCCGCTGGTGCAGTCATTGGCGAGATCGTGGGGCTCGCCAAGGAGTGCGCCACTTTCAAAGCTTCTGGAGAGGTAGGCATTGCTCCAACAGGTGGAGGCGTTACATGCACCAACAATACTGGACAGACCTACTCAGGGACTTGGGGCGGTACCGTCTCGGGCATCAGGTGCCTGGCAGCCACTTCTGCTGGAGCCTCCAGGGCACAAGTCGGAGTAGCAACCGATGGAGGGCTGACCTGCACATTGTCCTGA